The following coding sequences lie in one Yamadazyma tenuis chromosome 3, complete sequence genomic window:
- the UFD1 gene encoding ubiquitin fusion degradation protein (COG:O; BUSCO:EOG09263WLB; EggNog:ENOG503NUZU): MFGGAAFAPMNNKFEDYFRCYPIAMMPDSIRKDDANYGGKIFLPSSALNKLSMLHIRYPMLFELLNETTQKKTHSGILEFVAEEGRAYLPQWMMSTLELQPGQLVQISNCDLPLGRFVKIEPQSVDFLEISDPKAVLENVLRRFSTLTVDDIIEINYNDTIYGIKVLETKPESSGQGICVVETDLETDFAPPVGYVEPEYKPKSQAPTSKPITPTSVNRGAGSATMARSLNYANLATSSSTNSFGGSGQKLSGKAVESTKPKDISVDDLDPEAPPAPFPIAENKLFFGFPVVLPTPSPTDEEAESTNKQKAFHGSGQSLRQSKKRKDKNNNHTPLKNHSRSPDYIEID; this comes from the coding sequence ATGTTTGGAGGAGCTGCCTTTGCTCCcatgaacaacaagttcGAAGACTATTTCCGCTGTTATCCAATCGCAATGATGCCTGATAGTATTAGAAAAGATGACGCCAACTATGGAGGCAAGATCTTCCTCCCATCATCAGCTTTAAACAAATTATCCATGTTACACATCAGATATCCTATGCTATTTgagcttttgaacgaaACAACTCAGAAAAAGACTCACAGTGGTatcttggagtttgtggcaGAGGAGGGAAGAGCATATTTGCCCCAATGGATGATGAGTACTCTTGAATTACAACCAGGACAATTGGTTCAAATATCCAACTGTGATTTACCACTTGGGAGATTCGTGAAGATTGAACCCCAGTCAGTCGACTTTCTTGAAATTTCCGATCCCAAGGCCGTGTTGGAGAATGTCTTGAGAAGGTTCTCTACGTTAACGGTGGACGATATAATAGAGATCAATTATAATGATACCATCTATGGaatcaaggtgttggaaaCCAAGCCTGAATCCAGTGGTCAGGGGATTTGTGTGGTGGAAACAGATTTGGAAACGGACTTTGCTCCACCGGTTGGATACGTTGAGCCCGAATATAAGCCAAAATCCCAAGCACCTACCCTGAAACCAATTACTCCCACCAGCGTGAATAGAGGCGCTGGGTCTGCCACAATGGCTAGATCCTTGAATTATGCCAACTTGGCAACTCTGTCAAGTACGAATTCTTTCGGGGGTAGTGGACAGAAATTGTCTGGTAAAGCAGTTGAATCAACCAAACCAAAAGATATTAGTGTCGACGATCTAGATCCAGAAGCTCCTCCTGCCCCATTTCCCATCGCAGAAAATAAGCTATTCTTTGGCTTCCCGGTAGTATTACCTACTCCCAGCCCCACggatgaagaagctgagTCCACCAATAAACAAAAAGCTTTCCACGGACTGGGACAATCGCTAAGACAAAGCAAAAAGAGGAAAGATAAGAATAACAACCACACCCCTTTAAAGAATCATTCAAGGAGTCCGGATTACATAGAGATTGATTAG
- the HPT1 gene encoding hypoxanthine-guanine phosphoribosyltransferase (COG:F; EggNog:ENOG503P10X), with protein sequence MSAEDEKMYISYNNVHQLCQEIADKIKKFNPDLIIAIGGGGFIPARMLRSFLKEPGQPNVRIMAIILSLYEEIDTYGDDAENPGTKVVRTQWIDYNQSKINLVGKKVLIIDEVDDTRTTLHYAVSELKKDVVEQAKAVGADPNDTTFGIFVLHDKQKTKKADLPDEIMKTGNYFAARTVPDGWIAYPWESVDIVYHTKMAIKQGNDVFIPSSRE encoded by the coding sequence ATGAGCGCCGAAGATGAAAAGATGTACATCTCGTACAACAACGTACACCAGTTGTGTCAAGAAATAGCTGACAAGATTAAAAAGTTCAATCCAGACTTGATTATTGCAATCGGTGGAGGTGGATTTATCCCTGCTCGTATGTTGAGatccttcttgaaggagCCTGGTCAGCCCAACGTCAGAATCATGGCCATTATCTTGTCTTTATACGAGGAAATCGACACATATGGAGATGATGCTGAAAACCCTGGTACCAAAGTGGTCAGAACTCAGTGGATTGACTATAACCAatccaagatcaacttggtgggCAAAAAAGTGTTGATCATCGACGAAGTGGACGACACCAGAACCACTTTGCACTACGCTGTTTcggagttgaagaaagatgttgttgaacaagctAAGGCAGTTGGAGCTGATCCAAACGACACGACCTTTGGGATTTTTGTCTTGCACGACAAACAGAAAACTAAGAAGGCTGACTTGCCCGATGAGATCATGAAGACAGGTAActattttgcagccagaACCGTTCCAGATGGTTGGATTGCATACCCTTGGGAATCTGTTGACATTGTGTACCATACCAAGATGGCCATAAAACAAGGCAACGATGTATTTATACCTTCGTCCAGAGAGTAA
- the LHS1 gene encoding lumenal Hsp70 protein (BUSCO:EOG09260JPV; EggNog:ENOG503NURM; COG:O), whose product MKFFIAFYLLTLSLAAILGIDYGQQFTKAVMLAPGVQFEILLTEEARRKDLSSISIRPEKNGEIERVYGSAAQSLCTRFPHHCIGGIKSLLGKSFQDRDLSDYLSTHFGLKAIEDEDRTNAIKFDLGFANQSFAFSVEEVLAMTLKELKNRALKNLDENPVAKAIVDDVAISVPPYITQEQRQAYIDALEIAGYKNILGLVDEGTAVAINYASNQKYEQKDYDNKKKFHMIYDMGAGSTKATLFSITPFSNLTTKLELENIGFDVAFGGQALTQSIYNILIEKLTSSFGLDEDFELPPRAAARLLEGAEKAKIILSANSDYHLSLESILDEKDFKAVITREEFEEINIDNMVRITKPIMDALHGTGVSINELQSVILTGGSSRIPFVQKHLATLLGEQRIAKTVNADESCALGTTIKAFREKTSFSFNKDFVVEDKTYHNYEVSVNGEEFSVFEKGTPADSTKRINLGELIDDLSIELFEDGRYFKGYTVENVLDKTSSLTCNDDKAYKKQIFATFTLDSNKIFSFTKLEVECIKEGKDGFFKKFLNKEEPVDFEEEAPEAEENESTNSTASVNATDSSSRKSRKVLRPVSISIPRPQYPSLKPMSRPLKQRVTSKFKYLDSRDEYKIALDNTKNRLEAACYQLRNLIDEHEERISDELSVDNFRELVSETIEWLEFDSDDSPLSEFEDKIRQIQIRHDEIHAITKMSTTDLSLEGMTKLYEEGSSIMMKIQSKMLEFGSSISEIRQKYDKEGLDFDKENDRIKLQLLSKGEDKMMRLDRSLGKYKDLLTQLGETVQLNEKYFNKIAKRELFDTYEAMTESIVQMLADLVMLDESHQERMQLFNTKFEKLVERKKQKEFREKLKQEKANADGEKQGEVPIQEDEDVEHEQTEQTEQTEQETQQQDNNAENSFEPVDEEIVHDEL is encoded by the coding sequence ATGAAGTTCTTCATTGCTTTTTATCTTTTGACCTTGTCGTTAGCCGCAATACTAGGAATCGACTACGGTCAGCAGTTTACAAAAGCAGTAATGTTGGCCCCAGGTGTCCAATTTGAGATCCTTTTGACAGaagaagcaagaagaaaagatctTTCAAGCATTAGCATTCGTCCCGAGAAGAATGGTGAAATCGAAAGGGTGTATGGGTCTGCCGCTCAATCTTTATGCACTAGATTCCCCCATCATTGTATTGGAGGAATCAAGTCATTATTGGGTAAATCATTCCAAGATAGGGACTTGAGCGACTATTTATCAACTCATTTTGGATTAAaagccattgaagatgaagatagAACAAATGCCATTAAGTTTGATCTCGGTTTCGCTAATCAGTCGTTTGCGTTCTCGGTTGAGGAAGTGTTAGCtatgactttgaaagaactCAAAAATAGAGCCCTCAAGAATTTGGACGAAAACCCAGTTGCAAAAGCCATTGTGGACGACGTTGCTATCTCAGTTCCTCCATATATTACCCAGGAACAAAGACAAGCTTATATTGATGCTTTAGAAATCGCTGGTTATAAGAACATCTTGGGATTAGTGGACGAAGGAACTGCTGTGGCAATCAACTATGCTTCCAATCAAAAATACGAACAGAAGGATTAtgacaacaagaaaaagttCCACATGATCTATGACATGGGTGCTGGTTCCACCAAGGCAACCCTTTTTTCTATTACTCCATTTTCTAACTTGACTACCAAGTTAGAATTAGAAAACATAGGGTTTGATGTTGCTTTTGGTGGTCAAGCTTTAACTCAAAGTATTTATAATATCTtaattgaaaagttgacTTCTTCCTTTGGTCTCGATGAGGACTTTGAGTTACCTCCAAGAGCGGCTGCTCGTTTATTAGAGGGTGCAGAGAAGGCAAAGATTATTTTATCTGCAAACAGTGATTATCACTTGAGTCTTGAATCCATCCTTGACGAAAAGGACTTCAAAGCAGTCATTACTAgagaagagtttgaagaaatcaacatAGACAACATGGTTAGAATCACAAAGCCTATAATGGATGCTTTGCATGGAACTGGCGTTTCAATTAATGAATTGCAATCTGTTATTTTAACTGGTGGATCTTCGAGAATTCCATTTGTTCAAAAGCACTTGGCAACCTTGTTAGGCGAGCAAAGAATTGCAAAGACAGTAAACGCCGATGAAAGTTGTGCTTTGGGTACTACTATTAAAGCCTTCCGAGAAAAGACTCTgttcagcttcaacaaagactttgttgttgaagacaaGACCTATCACAATTATGAAGTCAGTGTTAATGGAGAGGAGTTCAGTGTTTTTGAAAAGGGAACCCCTGCAGACTCTACAAAGAGAATTAATCTTGGTGAACTCATAGATGATCTTTCAATCGAACTATTCGAGGATGGAAGGTACTTCAAGGGATACACGGTGGAAAATGTCTTGGACAAAACTTCTTCCCTTACATGTAATGATGACAAGGCTTACAAAAAGCAGatatttgcaacctttACCTTGGATTCAAACAAAATTTTTAGCTTCACGAAGTTGGAAGTTGAATGTATTAAAGAAGGCAAGGACGGATTCTTtaagaagttcttgaacaaagagGAACCTGTTGATTTCGAAGAGGAAGCTCCTGAAGCCGAAGAAAACGAATCCACCAATTCCACTGCTTCTGTAAATGCCACTGATTCATCTTCAAGGAAATCCAGAAAGGTTTTGAGACCCGTTTCTATAAGTATTCCAAGGCCCCAATACCCTTCTTTGAAGCCAATGTCCAGACCTTTAAAACAAAGAGTCACTTCtaagttcaagtacttggattCACGAGATGAGTACAAGATTGCCTTAGATAACACCAAGAATAGATTGGAGGCAGCATGTTATCAATTACGTAACCTCATAGATGAGCACGAAGAAAGAATCAGTGATGAGTTGTCGGTTGACAACTTCAGAGAGCTCGTTAGTGAGACTATTGAATGGCTCGAATTCGACAGTGACGATTCTCCGCTTTCTGAGTTTGAGGACAAGATCAGACAAATTCAGATAAGACATGATGAAATTCACGCCATTACGAAGATGTCCACTACCGATCTCTCTTTGGAAGGGATGACCAAACTCTATGAAGAAGGGTCATCGATCATGATGAAGATCCAGAGCAAGATGTTGGAATTTGGCAGCTCCATTAGCGAGATCAGACAAAAATACGATAAAGAAGGATTGGATTTTGACAAGGAAAATGACCGTATTAAGCTCCAATTATTGAGCAAAGGTGAAGATAAGATGATGAGATTGGACAGATCTTTGGGAAAATATAAAGATTTGCTAACTCAATTAGGAGAAACTGTTCAACTAAATGAgaagtacttcaacaagattgCAAAGAGAGAGCTTTTTGATACATATGAAGCCATGACTGAATCCATTGTCCAAATGCTTGCTGATTTGGTTATGCTTGATGAATCACATCAAGAGAGAATgcaattgttcaacaccaaatttgaaaagttggtggaaagaaagaagcaaAAGGAATTTagagaaaagttgaaacagGAGAAGGCCAATGCTGACGGCGAGAAACAAGGTGAGGTTCCTATTcaggaagatgaagatgttgaacaTGAACAGACTGAACAGACTGAACAGACTGAACAGGAAACCCAACAACAGGATAATAATGCCGAGAATAGCTTTGAGCCTgtagatgaagaaattgtaCACGACGAGTTGTAA
- a CDS encoding uncharacterized protein (COG:A; EggNog:ENOG503NUP9), with protein MSNPSMYQLRKDKCDRSNTNRVSDSNYNSYDDGRRNRNRDNYSSYSSRGRERGTDGGNTQGYNEEYPSSRPDRKRPFEQSSYNHGPRGDQRGYIDNKQNNYSNYSNYSNRGGYQNSNDRSTGYQHNDRGYSYQNSDKGRYNRPQNSWGQQRYARGPSSSGSNQMSLGNSNGHDRYRPPTYPDNQQPQEEPQKPEDPAVLKKSLEMYEEKLKEMTDKQSLEDITGIDSKWGKKPSGFENVSSQRAKLSGLFPLPGHPRPIDFTKLEGIVRNRTLNGNDILIDTSRIDPNDSIAAKTVFITGIDFDQIDYLKVAQAVNKYLAQLDVPEVQDDNIEFKTRTKDNRSLIIEFRNNLCATICLTLDEKSVEVDGTLIPITITRPNEYIAQGYVAKEDDSNVPDCAYKVALHFGTEHEEDEVRKSIEEHIPIKQFQFLKEKYNKESMGIAFANFQLQSYDPTSAITVVQQVLLNLTQGSSIFSKADFACIVPNQTSIQEQPSNMASLQSFVKNQLISTTVTDNNPNIVSEVVRDNRKSKVIQIINAVTTKDLKDDETYGFISSDVEQEVKKFGEVIRVKIPRPANDFTPGLTESSTPGLGRIFVEFSNEDSAFKAILGLAGRMYNDRTVLCSYFDVDDFNKTIMLSK; from the coding sequence ATGAGTAATCCAAGTATGTATCAATTGAGGAAAGACAAGTGTGATCGTTCTAATACTAACAGAGTTTCAGACTCTAACTACAACTCGTATGATGACGGGAGAAGGAATAGAAACAGGGATAATTACAGCTCATACAGCTCAAGAGGAAGAGAAAGAGGCACCGATGGAGGAAATACACAAGGATACAATGAAGAATACCCCTCTTCTAGGCCGGACCGTAAAAGGCCGTTTGAGCAAAGCTCCTACAACCATGGACCCAGAGGAGACCAAAGAGGCTACATTGAtaacaaacaaaacaacTATTCCAATTACTCCAATTACTCCAACAGAGGTGGATATCAGAACTCGAATGACAGGAGTACAGGATATCAGCATAATGACAGAGGTTATAGTTATCAAAACAGTGACAAAGGCAGGTATAATAGGCCCCAAAATTCTTGGGGGCAACAGAGGTATGCTCGAGGACCTTCAAGCAGCGGGTCTAATCAAATGTCATTAGGTAACTCCAACGGCCACGACAGGTATAGACCACCTACTTACCCTGACAACCAACAGcctcaagaagaacctcAGAAACCTGAAGACCCTGctgtgttgaagaaatcactTGAGATGTATGaggagaaattgaaggaaatgACCGATAAGCAGAGTTTGGAAGACATAACTGGAATTGATTCTAAATGGGGTAAAAAGCCTCTGGGGTTTGAAAATGTATCCTCTCAAAGGGCTAAGTTATCCGGGTTGTTCCCCTTGCCTGGTCATCCAAGACCTATTGACTTTacaaaacttgaaggtattgTAAGGAACAGAACCTTAAATGGAAACGATATTTTAATCGATACTTCCAGGATTGATCCTAATGATTCTATTGCTGCAAAGACTGTATTCATTACTGGGATTGACTTTGATCAGATCGACTACTTGAAAGTTGCACAAGCCGTCAACAAGTATTTGGCTCAGTTAGATGTTCCTGAAGTCCAAGATGACAACATAGAATTTAAAACTAGGACCAAAGACAACCGTTCCTTGATAATAGAGTTCAGAAACAATTTGTGTGCTACCATTTGCCTTACACTTGATGAGAAATCGGTAGAGGTTGACGGAACATTGATCCCCATTACAATCACCAGACCCAACGAATATATTGCGCAGGGATATGTCGCAAAGGAGGATGACTCAAACGTACCTGACTGTGCCTATAAAGTGGCACTCCATTTTGGGACTGAGCACGAAGAGGACGAAGTCAGAAAGTCGATCGAAGAACATATTCCCATCAAACAATTccagtttttgaaggaaaagtATAACAAGGAATCAATGGGAATAGCTTTTGCGAACTTCCAGTTGCAAAGTTATGATCCAACTTCGGCTATTACAGTTGTTCAGCAAGTGCTTTTGAACCTAACGCAGGGTTCATCAATATTTTCCAAGGCTGATTTTGCTTGTATTGTACCAAATCAAACTAGTATACAAGAACAGCCAAGTAACATGGCATCACTACAGAGTTTCGTGAAGAATCAGTTAATATCCACTACAGTCACAGATAACAACCCCAACATAGTTTCTGAAGTTGTAAGAGATAACAGAAAGCTGAAAGTCATTCAGATAATCAATGCTGTAACTACCAAGGATCtcaaagatgatgagaCATACGGGTTTATCAGTAGCGACGTCGAACAAGAAgtgaagaagtttggtgaAGTGATAAGGGTTAAGATTCCAAGACCAGCTAATGATTTTACTCCCGGCTTAACTGAATCTTCCACTCCTGGGTTGGGAAGAATATTTGTCGAGTTTTCAAATGAAGACTCAGCATTCAAAGCTATTTTGGGATTAGCAGGAAGAATGTATAACGACAGGACAGTTCTTTGCTCATACTTTGACGTCgatgacttcaacaaaacaatCATGCTCAGTAAGTAA
- the cdc16 gene encoding CDC16 protein (EggNog:ENOG503NXS2; COG:U; BUSCO:EOG09263KVG): protein MTTFRDHRDVQTQMRGRKKDPIEQFIGSPQILLDNSLSQLRYMILIEGLSIPPGYDSCPYRQSVWTILNRVAAFPTKDYMSLVSQASASLDEDVLQKITNDTFRTLMHDKAFHSKVSEPALIRILSAIAVTSNNGSSGYVQGLNVLLAPIAYTCHKSEPQAFAILHHLITKQIPLYVTPNLDGVHTGLSLVDMVLQIIDPALSEFFDSKFLKAEIYAFPSVLTLSACTPPLSSVLKLWDFLFAYGPHMNILFIVAQLINNRSSLLASSQPMELLRKFPPLEESEIIKLSLSFVPELPKKLFDMIVRHGYDPKVPHELKKFLHEKKSRA, encoded by the coding sequence ATGACAACATTTCGAGACCATAGAGATGTTCAGACCCAAATGCGAGGTAGGAAGAAAGATCCTATTGAACAATTCATTGGCTCGCCCCAAATCCTTCTCGATAACAGTTTATCACAGCTTAGGTACATGATTTTAATAGAGGGGCTATCTATCCCACCAGGATATGATCTGTGTCCTTACAGACAAAGTGTATGGACCATATTAAATCGAGTAGCTGCATTTCCTACCAAGGACTATATGTCTCTTGTTTCCCAGGCGTCAGCTtctttggatgaagatgttcttcaaaaaatcACAAATGATACATTTAGAACCTTGATGCATGATAAAGCCTTCCACCTGAAAGTTCTGGAACCAGCCCTAATAAGAATATTGTCCGCTATAGCTGTCACTTCCAACAATGGTTCATCGGGATATGTTCAAGGCTTGAATGTTCTTTTGGCCCCCATTGCATACACTTGTCACAAATCTGAACCCCAAGCATTTGCAATTTTGCATCATTTGATAACTAAACAAATCCCACTATATGTCACACCAAACTTGGACGGGGTTCATACTGGACTATCGTTGGTGGATATGGTACTTCAGATAATTGACCCGGCGTTGAGTGAGTTTTTtgactccaagttcttgaaggctGAAATCTACGCATTCCCATCAGTTTTGACGCTAAGTGCCTGTACTCCTCCATTACTGTCAGTCTTGAAATTGTGGGACTTTTTATTTGCATATGGTCCACACATGAATATTCTATTCATAGTGGCTCAACTAATCAACAATAGGTCAAGTTTGTTGGCATCTTCCCAACCCATGGAACTTCTCAGGAAATTCCCACCACTAGAAGAAAGTGAAATTATCAAATTGAGCTTAAGTTTCGTCCCTGAGCTACCAAAAAAGCTATTTGATATGATTGTAAGACATGGATACGATCCGAAGGTACCTcatgaattgaagaagtttttacatgaaaagaagagtaGAGCGTAG
- a CDS encoding uncharacterized protein (EggNog:ENOG503P6U8; COG:S): MALFMFGFGNILYVSLLFLNAIAVLSEDRFLNRIGWGSSNNQASTQFNQFGNNETSVKTRLVNLIGATRTVSRLPLILVNTIVILYLTLYDYICLQGDWIIFSIESK; this comes from the exons ATGGCGCTCTTCatgtttgggtttgggaACATACTCTACGTTTCCCTCTTATTTCTCAACGCTATAGCCGTGTTGAGTGAAGATAGATTCTTGAATAGAATCGGCTGGGGAAGCTCAAACAACCAAGCTTCTACTCAGTTCAACCAATTTGGTAATAATGAAACATCAGTTAAGACCAGGTTGGTCAACTTAATAGGCGCCACCAGAACAGTACTGAGGCTcccattgattttggtgaacACTATTGTTATTTTATACTTG ACGTTATACGACTATATTTGCTTGCAAGGGGATTGGATCATATTTTCTATAGAGTCTAAGTAA